A genomic region of Trifolium pratense cultivar HEN17-A07 linkage group LG3, ARS_RC_1.1, whole genome shotgun sequence contains the following coding sequences:
- the LOC123917146 gene encoding uncharacterized protein LOC123917146, whose amino-acid sequence MGNCLKQQSSTNYATDDEDWDFSSSKGNYAAKSNYADAKTTTEVKIKITKKQLEELLSKVDMRELRVEQVLAQLMNHSNGYKSLQRSWRPALQSIPEMD is encoded by the coding sequence ATGGGAAATTGCTTGAAGCAACAATCATCAACCAACTATGCGACCGACGATGAAGATTGGGATTTTTCGTCGTCCAAAGGCAATTACGCAGCCAAAAGCAACTATGCCGATGCCAAAACGACTACCGAAGTGAAGATCAAGATTACCAAGAAACAGTTAGAAGAGTTGTTGAGCAAAGTGGACATGAGGGAGTTAAGGGTGGAACAAGTTTTAGCCCAATTGATGAATCATAGTAATGGCTATAAATCACTTCAAAGATCTTGGAGACCTGCACTTCAAAGCATCCCTGAAATGGATTAA
- the LOC123917147 gene encoding uncharacterized protein LOC123917147, with product MGNCLKKQSSTNYTTDDDEDWDFSSSKGDFETKSNYANVKTITEVKIKITKKQLEELLSKVDMRELRVEQVLAQLMNHSNGYKSLQRSWRPALQSIPEMD from the coding sequence atgggaaACTGCTTGAAGAAACAATCATCAACCAACTATACGACCGACGACGATGAAGATTGGGATTTCTCGTCATCCAAAGGCGACTTTGAGACCAAAAGCAATTATGCCAATGTCAAAACGATCACCGAAGTGAAGATCAAGATTACCAAGAAGCAGTTAGAAGAGTTGTTGAGCAAAGTGGACATGAGAGAGTTAAGGGTGGAACAAGTTTTAGCCCAATTGATGAATCATAGTAATGGCTATAAATCACTTCAGAGATCTTGGAGACCAGCACTTCAAAGCATCCCTGAAATGGATTAA
- the LOC123917148 gene encoding uncharacterized protein LOC123917148 isoform X2 has product MDEEFRKIFEKFSFTDVAASEETDKKDKVAENAVTKKKAGSDMNHRYDKTHPDIRPYSMMTRTGYMEYNPMKNRGKLPEIYARVIGQYIGDTVFLQDINENQIQVAVLKKNNSEIYLTHGWSRLRDFYNINAGAWITLLLISPFVFFIRVRYITGMEITYPHKTPPYKLMLEKPFLEATSNGPIPYFVLPKVFSHSLEKTLTIPDVQTGTLTLYWRGFCQNALPNEETQLRLIDWLGNTWNHRDLKFVNSPYISCKISGQWGDVCKVHNLAKDVIVKFGVTEASNNRTIYFKLAPFIGVRTTLHAPSTSSNRKKFYQSQHYYML; this is encoded by the exons ATGGATGaagaatttagaaaaatatttgagaagTTTAGTTTCACTGATGTCGCTGCTTCCGAG GAAACTGATAAGAAGGACAAGGTGGCAGAAAATGCAGTTACTAAAAAGAAGGCTGGTTCTG atatgAACCATCGCTACGACAAGACACATCCTGACATTCGTCCTTATTCCATGATGACAAGAACAGGGTATATGGAGTACAATCCCATGAAG AATCGAGGGAAACTACCAGAAATTTATGCACGTGTCATTGGTCAGTACATTGGTGATACAGTTTTCTTACAGGACATCAACGAAAATCAAATCCAAGTAGCTGTACTCAAAAAGAACAATTCAGAAATTTATTTAACTCATGGTTGGTCTCGATTGAGAGATTTCTATAACATCAATGCTGGTGCTTGGATTACTCTTTTGTTGATcagtccttttgtttttttcatcCGGGTTCGATACATTACTGGCATGGAGATCACCTATCCTCATAAAACTCCTCCATATAAGCTAATGTTGGAAAAACCTTTCCTTGAAGCAACTTCAAATGGACCTATTCCCTACTTTGTTCTCCCAAAAGTTTTTTCACACAGTCTTGAGAAAACTCTCACTATTCCTGATGTCCAAACTGGGACTTTG ACGCTCTATTGGAGAGGTTTCTGTCAAAATGCATTACCTAATGAGGAGACTCAACTCAGATTAATTGATTGGCTTGGTAATACATGGAATCACCGTGATCTCAAGTTTGTCAATAGTCCTTATATCAGCTGTAAGATTTCAGGCCAATGGGGTGATGTTTGCAAGGTGCATAATTTGGCTAAGGATGTAATTGTTAAATTTGGCGTCACCGAGGCATCCAACAATAGGACCATCTACTTTAAGCTCGCACCTTTCATTGGTGTTAGAACTACCCTACATGCTCCTTCAACATCCAGCAACCGGAAGAAATTCTACCAGAGCCAGCACTATTACATGCTCTAG
- the LOC123917148 gene encoding uncharacterized protein LOC123917148 isoform X1, with protein sequence MDEEFRKIFEKFSFTDVAASEETDKKDKVAENAVTKKKAGSDSDFDDEENEQEEKDMNHRYDKTHPDIRPYSMMTRTGYMEYNPMKNRGKLPEIYARVIGQYIGDTVFLQDINENQIQVAVLKKNNSEIYLTHGWSRLRDFYNINAGAWITLLLISPFVFFIRVRYITGMEITYPHKTPPYKLMLEKPFLEATSNGPIPYFVLPKVFSHSLEKTLTIPDVQTGTLTLYWRGFCQNALPNEETQLRLIDWLGNTWNHRDLKFVNSPYISCKISGQWGDVCKVHNLAKDVIVKFGVTEASNNRTIYFKLAPFIGVRTTLHAPSTSSNRKKFYQSQHYYML encoded by the exons ATGGATGaagaatttagaaaaatatttgagaagTTTAGTTTCACTGATGTCGCTGCTTCCGAG GAAACTGATAAGAAGGACAAGGTGGCAGAAAATGCAGTTACTAAAAAGAAGGCTGGTTCTGATTCTGACTTTGACGATGAAGAAAATGAGCAAGAAGAAAAAG atatgAACCATCGCTACGACAAGACACATCCTGACATTCGTCCTTATTCCATGATGACAAGAACAGGGTATATGGAGTACAATCCCATGAAG AATCGAGGGAAACTACCAGAAATTTATGCACGTGTCATTGGTCAGTACATTGGTGATACAGTTTTCTTACAGGACATCAACGAAAATCAAATCCAAGTAGCTGTACTCAAAAAGAACAATTCAGAAATTTATTTAACTCATGGTTGGTCTCGATTGAGAGATTTCTATAACATCAATGCTGGTGCTTGGATTACTCTTTTGTTGATcagtccttttgtttttttcatcCGGGTTCGATACATTACTGGCATGGAGATCACCTATCCTCATAAAACTCCTCCATATAAGCTAATGTTGGAAAAACCTTTCCTTGAAGCAACTTCAAATGGACCTATTCCCTACTTTGTTCTCCCAAAAGTTTTTTCACACAGTCTTGAGAAAACTCTCACTATTCCTGATGTCCAAACTGGGACTTTG ACGCTCTATTGGAGAGGTTTCTGTCAAAATGCATTACCTAATGAGGAGACTCAACTCAGATTAATTGATTGGCTTGGTAATACATGGAATCACCGTGATCTCAAGTTTGTCAATAGTCCTTATATCAGCTGTAAGATTTCAGGCCAATGGGGTGATGTTTGCAAGGTGCATAATTTGGCTAAGGATGTAATTGTTAAATTTGGCGTCACCGAGGCATCCAACAATAGGACCATCTACTTTAAGCTCGCACCTTTCATTGGTGTTAGAACTACCCTACATGCTCCTTCAACATCCAGCAACCGGAAGAAATTCTACCAGAGCCAGCACTATTACATGCTCTAG